Proteins from a genomic interval of Paenibacillus sp. FSL R5-0623:
- a CDS encoding trypsin-like peptidase domain-containing protein, whose translation MGLFGDDFYSTKVSRRAEPEQKGKLQIIRPGGRARGRDRWSNPRRSRTGISSTVKVAVISSVISSIVTVMLFSFITQPASLPLANATGNGGGGGAQTADPYDRIIQAAAHVRPSVVSIVNHKTGSSLSMEDSALGSGVIFKKEDGKAYIMTNHHVVEGASDLEIVTVDGETHKAKLVGKDRVSDIAVLSAEDKGLGAVAEIGDSSKLQRGQTVLAIGNPLGLGGTLTSGIVSYTDRILPVSINQDGVYDWEQNVIQTDAAINEGNSGGALVDLNGKVVGINTMKISDTGVEGLGFAIPMNEVMKTVDSLLLNGKVSRPYLGVYTVDLSNPYAPLDDEQRKDLKLPSHVDSGVVVLEASGPASDAGMKLNDVITEFDGQKITSTLDLRKYLYDQKKIGDTIEVTFYRDGKAEKVSVKLTDKPE comes from the coding sequence ATGGGATTGTTTGGAGACGATTTTTATTCAACCAAAGTATCAAGACGCGCCGAACCTGAACAGAAAGGCAAACTTCAGATCATCCGCCCTGGAGGCAGAGCACGTGGACGTGACCGCTGGAGTAATCCGCGCAGATCGCGAACGGGAATCAGTTCCACAGTGAAGGTAGCTGTGATTAGCTCGGTGATCAGCTCCATCGTGACCGTCATGCTGTTTAGCTTCATCACACAGCCCGCTTCGTTACCGCTGGCTAATGCTACAGGTAATGGTGGTGGAGGCGGTGCACAGACAGCTGATCCATACGACCGGATTATCCAGGCAGCAGCCCATGTTCGTCCTTCCGTGGTGAGCATTGTGAACCATAAAACGGGTAGCAGTCTATCGATGGAAGATTCGGCGCTGGGCTCAGGGGTCATTTTCAAGAAGGAAGATGGCAAGGCTTATATTATGACCAACCACCACGTTGTGGAGGGTGCGAGTGATCTGGAGATTGTGACCGTAGATGGGGAGACACATAAAGCGAAGCTGGTCGGTAAAGACCGTGTAAGTGACATTGCGGTATTATCCGCAGAAGATAAAGGGCTAGGTGCAGTCGCGGAGATTGGTGATTCCAGCAAACTTCAGCGGGGTCAAACGGTGTTGGCAATCGGGAACCCGCTTGGTCTGGGCGGTACGCTGACATCCGGTATTGTCAGTTACACGGATCGTATTCTACCTGTATCAATTAATCAGGACGGGGTGTACGACTGGGAGCAAAACGTGATCCAGACGGATGCGGCGATTAATGAAGGCAATAGCGGCGGTGCTTTGGTGGATTTGAACGGCAAAGTGGTTGGCATCAACACGATGAAGATCTCGGATACGGGCGTTGAGGGTCTCGGCTTCGCCATTCCGATGAACGAAGTGATGAAAACGGTAGATTCCCTGCTACTGAACGGCAAAGTATCTCGTCCATACCTGGGCGTGTACACGGTAGATCTGAGCAACCCTTATGCACCACTGGATGACGAGCAGCGTAAGGATCTGAAGCTGCCATCTCATGTGGACAGCGGTGTGGTTGTGCTGGAAGCATCCGGTCCGGCATCTGATGCGGGCATGAAGCTGAATGATGTCATTACGGAATTCGACGGGCAAAAAATTACCTCCACGCTCGATCTGCGGAAATATCTGTACGATCAGAAGAAGATTGGGGATACAATTGAAGTGACCTTCTACCGGGATGGCAAAGCTGAGAAAGTATCGGTGAAGTTGACGGATAAACCGGAGTAA
- a CDS encoding MBL fold metallo-hydrolase: MGIYFTVLSSGSTGNATVIQHGGTSLMIDAGLSAKRLDALFQEREISGAELDGILVTHEHSDHIKGLGAMSRKYNLPIYANLNTWAALEKSVGAIPEENRRVFETGEKHDFGSLRVESFGISHDAAEPVGYTFDDGTEKLSVATDLGYMSDKVRDAISDSDVLVLEANHDVELLRMGRYPWNTKRRILSDIGHLSNEAAGVALSELMNGRIKRTYLAHLSRDHNMMDLAKMSVRDAMESRGCFYRDHEFKLCDTYYDRPTPWDRVGEP, translated from the coding sequence ATGGGGATATATTTTACCGTGTTATCCAGCGGTTCGACAGGTAATGCCACAGTCATACAGCATGGGGGCACATCTCTCATGATTGACGCGGGTCTTAGTGCGAAGCGATTGGATGCACTGTTTCAGGAAAGGGAGATTTCTGGGGCAGAACTGGACGGGATTCTGGTTACACATGAACATTCCGATCACATTAAAGGACTAGGCGCGATGTCTCGGAAATATAATTTACCAATCTACGCAAATCTGAATACGTGGGCGGCACTGGAGAAGTCGGTTGGGGCGATTCCAGAGGAAAACCGGAGGGTATTTGAGACGGGTGAAAAGCATGATTTTGGGTCACTGCGCGTGGAATCCTTCGGAATCTCGCATGATGCGGCTGAGCCGGTAGGGTACACTTTCGATGATGGTACGGAGAAGCTGTCTGTTGCAACAGATCTTGGGTACATGAGCGACAAGGTTCGCGATGCGATCTCTGATTCTGACGTACTGGTGCTGGAGGCGAATCATGATGTCGAATTGCTGCGTATGGGGCGTTATCCGTGGAACACCAAGCGCCGGATTTTGAGCGACATTGGGCATTTGTCGAACGAAGCGGCAGGGGTAGCGCTTAGTGAACTAATGAACGGACGCATCAAGCGCACGTATCTGGCACATCTTAGCCGAGATCATAATATGATGGACTTGGCGAAAATGTCGGTGCGCGACGCGATGGAGAGCCGTGGATGCTTTTATCGGGATCATGAGTTCAAACTCTGTGATACGTATTACGACCGTCCTACGCCATGGGATAGGGTGGGTGAGCCATAA